GTCGTAATCGTAGGAACCACGCGCATGGGCCGGTAACGGTAAGCCATAATCGAACCCATGCGCCTCCGAAAGTTCGGGGGCTTTTTTTATGCTGAATCGAGAAGACGCATGTCGCCAATGGAGCAAAGCAGATGACACGTGAGATGACCGGCGCAAAGATGGTGGTCCAGGCCCTCAAGGATCAGGGCGTGGATACGGTATTCGGCTATCCGGGCGGCGCCGTCCTGCCGATCTATGACGAGATCTTTCTGCAAAACGACATCCGCCACATCCTGGTGCGGCACGAACAGGGCGCAGTGCACGCGGCCGAAGGATATGCCCGCTCGACCGGCAAGCCCGGCGTTGTGCTGGTGACCTCGGGCCCCGGCGCCACCAACGCGGTGACCGGTCTGACCGATGCGCTTCTGGACTCGATCCCGCTGGTGGTGCTGACCGGACAGGTGCCGACCTTCATGATCGGCTCGGACGCCTTCCAGGAAGCCGACACCGTGGGTATCACCCGCCCCTGCACCAAGCATAACTGGCTGGTCAAGGAAACCGACAAGCTGGCCAAGACCATCCACGAGGGGTTCCACGTGGCCACCTCGGGGCGGCCCGGCCCGGTGCTGATCGACATCCCCAAGGACGTGCAGTTCGCAACCGGCCAGTACCAGGGCCCCAAGGGCCTGACATCCCATTACAACCCGCCCGTCAAGGGCGACATGGAGGAGATCACCGAGCTGGTCGCCGCCATCGAAAAGGCCAAGCGCCCGGTGTTCTATACCGGTGGTGGCGTGATCAACTCGGGTCCGGCGGCCAGCCAGCTGCTGCGCGAGCTGGTGGATGCGACCGGCTTTCCGATCACCTCGACCCTGATGGGTCTGGGCGCCTACCCGGCCTCGGGCAAGAACTGGCTGGGCATGCTGGGCATGCACGGGCTTTACGAGGCGAACATGGCCATGCATGGCTGTGACCTGATGATCAATATCGGCGCCCGGTTCGACGACCGGATCACCGGCCGCATCGACGCGTTCAGCCCGAAATCGAAGAAGGCCCATATCGACATCGACCCCAGCTCGATCAACAAGGTGATCCGGGTCGATATCCCCATCGTCGGCGATGTGGGTCATGTGCTGGAAGACATCCTGAAGGTCTGGAAAGCGCGCGGGCGCAAGACCAATGCCGAAGCAGTGCAGAAATGGCAGGCCCAGATCACCGAATGGCGCAAGGTGAGCTGCCTGACCTACAAGCCCTCGGAAAAGACCATCAAGCCGCAATACGCGCTGGAGCGTCTGGAGGCGCTGACCAAGGGGCGTGACCGCTATGTCTGTACCGAGGTCGGCCAGCACCAGATGTGGGCGGCGCAATACCTGGGCTTTGAGGACCCGAACCGTTGGATGACCTCCGGTGGCCTGGGCACCATGGGCTATGGCTTCCCCGCCTCGATCGGCGTGCAGATGGCGCATCCCGACGCTCTGGTGATCAACGTGGCGGGAGAGGCGTCGTGGCTGATGAACATGCAGGAAATGGGCACCGCCGTGCAGTACCGTCTGCCGGTGAAACAGTTCATCCTCAACAACGAACGTCTGGGCATGGTGCGCCAGTGGCAGGAACTGCTGCATGGCGAGCGCTATTCGCAATCCTGGTCCGAGGCGCTGCCCGATTTCGTGAAACTGGCCGAGGCTTTTGGCGCCAAGGGCATCCTGTGCAAGGACCCCGCCGATCTGGACGATGCGATCATGGAGATGCTGAACTATGACGGGCCGGTGATCTTCGATTGCCTTGTCGAAAAGCACGAGAACTGCTTCCCGATGATCCCGTCGGGCAAGGCGCATAACGAGATGCTGCTGGGCGATGCCGAGACCCAGGGCGTGATCCAGGCCGGCGGCGCGGTCCTCGTCTGACAAAATCCTGCGAATTTTGTCGGCCGCGCCCGATGGCGGCCGGCACCCTCCATTCTGAAAGGGACGCACATGTCTGCCCTACACATCAAGAAAGGCTCGTCGAGCCACTCCGCCTACAACCTGCGCCCGACATTCTCGGACGTGGCCGAGCGGCACACCATCGCCCTTCTGGTCGAGAACGAGCCGGGTGTCCTGGCGCGCGTCATCGGCCTGTTCTCGGGACGTGGCTACAACATCGAAAGCCTGACCGTCGCCGAGGTGGACCATACCGGCCACCTGAGCCGCATCACCATCGTGACCACCGGAACCCCGCAGGTGATCGAACAGATCAAGGCGCAGCTGGGCCGGATCGTCTCGGTCCGCGACGTGCATGACCTGACGGTCGAGGGCCGCTCGGTCGAGCGCGAACTGGCAATGCTCAAGGTGGTGGGCAGTGGCGACAAGCGGGTCGAAGCGCTGCGTCTGGCGGATATCTTCCGCGCCAATGTGGTCGACAGTACCCTGTCGAGCTTTGTCTTCGAAATCACCGGCGCACCGGAGAAGATCGACGCCTTCGCCGATCTGATGCGGCCGCTCGGCCTTGCCGAAATCGCACGCACAGGTGTCGCGGCACTGCTGCGCGGCGACTGATTGCCAGCTGGTCAGGCGTGGCAGGCTTCGCCGTTGGGCAGCCTGTCGCGCTTGCGCCCGGCAGGGCCCGAAAACGGGATCACCTTGGCAACGGGCCCTTCCGGGGCCGCGCCGCCAGTTCCCTCCGTTTCCGCCTCGCGCAGCAGATCGGGCAAGCCGCGATAGCTTCCCTGATCGATCAGGCGCGGATTGAATGCCAAACGCTGCTTGCGTTCGGTCACCAGATCGAACTGGACCCAATCCCCCACATCCAGACTGACCGGCGCCTGAGCGTCCGTCCGCCGGTAGAACGCGAGGTCCCCATGGTCCTCGCACCAGATGACCGCTTTTTGGTCATCGCTGTCGCTCCAGAGTACTACACCAAACATATCCCGTCCCAATGACTTGTTTTCTTTAGATTGAGCGAATTAACACGACTCAAACATGGTAAAATGCGTGTCTGGCTATTGCTTTTTGTGTCGGGACCGGTAGCCTCCTGACACTCTTTCGCGTCCATTATGACGCTAAATAGTGTCAATTTGTGTGTATCGACCGAAGGGACTCACCACTCAACCCTTCACGTTTCGGTCTAAATGAACAATTCTGTTTCGGGACCCTATGACAAAGACAACCAGGACACCGGCGGAACTCCGCAACATGTTCGGCGAAAACTTGCGCCGACTGTCCCGCCGTTACCCCTCCATCTCCGAACTGTCGCGACAGCTCGGGATCAACCGCACTCAATTCAACCGCTACTTGTCAGGAGAGAGCTTTCCCCGCCCCGATGTGCTGGATCGGATTTGCAACTTCTTCGATGTCGATGCCCGCATCCTGCTGGATCCGGTCGATGCCATCCCGGCATCCGACCAAATCCTGTCGGGGCCGGCGCTGGCAGAGTTTTTCGGCCCGGA
The window above is part of the Ruegeria pomeroyi DSS-3 genome. Proteins encoded here:
- a CDS encoding acetolactate synthase 3 large subunit, whose protein sequence is MTREMTGAKMVVQALKDQGVDTVFGYPGGAVLPIYDEIFLQNDIRHILVRHEQGAVHAAEGYARSTGKPGVVLVTSGPGATNAVTGLTDALLDSIPLVVLTGQVPTFMIGSDAFQEADTVGITRPCTKHNWLVKETDKLAKTIHEGFHVATSGRPGPVLIDIPKDVQFATGQYQGPKGLTSHYNPPVKGDMEEITELVAAIEKAKRPVFYTGGGVINSGPAASQLLRELVDATGFPITSTLMGLGAYPASGKNWLGMLGMHGLYEANMAMHGCDLMINIGARFDDRITGRIDAFSPKSKKAHIDIDPSSINKVIRVDIPIVGDVGHVLEDILKVWKARGRKTNAEAVQKWQAQITEWRKVSCLTYKPSEKTIKPQYALERLEALTKGRDRYVCTEVGQHQMWAAQYLGFEDPNRWMTSGGLGTMGYGFPASIGVQMAHPDALVINVAGEASWLMNMQEMGTAVQYRLPVKQFILNNERLGMVRQWQELLHGERYSQSWSEALPDFVKLAEAFGAKGILCKDPADLDDAIMEMLNYDGPVIFDCLVEKHENCFPMIPSGKAHNEMLLGDAETQGVIQAGGAVLV
- the ilvN gene encoding acetolactate synthase small subunit gives rise to the protein MSALHIKKGSSSHSAYNLRPTFSDVAERHTIALLVENEPGVLARVIGLFSGRGYNIESLTVAEVDHTGHLSRITIVTTGTPQVIEQIKAQLGRIVSVRDVHDLTVEGRSVERELAMLKVVGSGDKRVEALRLADIFRANVVDSTLSSFVFEITGAPEKIDAFADLMRPLGLAEIARTGVAALLRGD